AATTGTCCGAGGGTGATTTATCAGCGCTGATTGCACGGTTTATACCCGAAGCGGCCGTCGACGAAGCGCAAGCACTCGCTCGCCTTTCCGGCGGTTCGATCGGAAAAGCACTTGCCTTGCGCCAAGCTGGTGGACTTGGACTGCTTCAGGATCTAGCTGTCGTTCTGGAATCAATGCCAAGGCTGGATATTTTAAAGGCTCAAACGTTCGTCGACCATGTAGTAGGGCCCAAGGACGCTGCAGCATTCGAAACGTTACGCGAGTTACTCGCGTGGTGGTTTGCACGAATGCTGCGTAGCGGTGCAACCCAGACCTTCCCGCCACCCGTTCTGGCGAACGAGAGGGAGTTAATGGTACGCATGTACAACAGCGGCGACCTTGAAGCCTGGATGGCCTTTTGGGATAAGTGGTCCAAGCTGCTGAGCCGCGCCGACAACACTGCCGCAAACCGACGCCAAATGATGCTCGGACTGTTCGCTGACTTGTCGCGCCTCGTTGCTTAACGAAATGACTAAGCCATAGGGTGCTGTCCCCTTATAGGAAGTACGAATGCTAATCGATTCCCACTGTCACCTCGACTACCTTATGAAAGACGAGGCAGTCGATCCCATTGTTGCTCGGGCCCATCAGGCAGGTGTGTCGGGGATGGTTACCATCTCGACCAAACTGTCGACCTTTCCTCAGGTGCGCGCTTTGGCCGACGGCTGCCGGGGAATCTGGTGCACTGTTGGCGTTCACCCTCATAACGCAGACGAGGAAGGCCAAGAAAGCCCAGCTCAATTACTGGAGCTCGCTAAAGACGAGCGTGTCATCGGTATCGGTGAAACGGGCCTGGACTATTATTATGACAACGCGCCGAGAGAAGATCAGCAACGGTCTTTTCGTTCCCACATTGAAGCGGCCAGGGAAAGCGGTTTGCCGCTGATAGTCCATACCCGGGATGCAGATGATGACACCGTTGCAATTCTCCGCGATTCCTACCAGGACGGTGCTTTTCCTGGGCTTATCCACTGTTTTACTGCAAGCCGTGCCCTGGCAGAGGCGGTTCTAGAACTTGGGTTTTATCTTTCCGTCTCAGGAATCATAACTTTCAAAAAGGCTGAAGATATCCGGGAAACCCTCAGATACGCGCCACTGAATCGATTGCTCGTGGAAACCGACTCTCCGTTCCTTGCGCCAGTGCCTTTGCGCGGTAAGACAAATGAACCCGCTTATGTGTGTCATACAGCAAAAGCACTCGCCGATCTCAAAGGCATAAGCCTGGAAGCTGTGGAGACGGCAACGACTGAAAACTTCTTTCGCCTTTTTTCAAAGGCCAGCTTCGATGAGATTCGGGGCCACCGGCAATGAAGATCACCGTGCTCGGCTGTGGAAGTTCTGGTGGCGTGCCGTTGATCAATGGTACTTGGGGCAACTGCAATCCGAACAATCCGCGGAATCGACGTCGCAGGGCTTCTATTCTGGTCGAGAATGCCAGTCGCCGCATATTGATCGACACATCACCGGATTTGAGGCTGCAGATGCTGGACGCCTCCGTCGATAGTCTGGATGCAGTGCTCTTCACACATGATCATGCCGACCACTGCCATGGATTGGACGACCTTCGCGCCTTTGCATTTCATCAGGGACCGATACCGGCCTACATGTCCGAAGAAACACAGAATTGTCTGGCGCAACGATTTGGCTATGCCCTGAAAAGTCAAAGCTCTGCTACTGGATTGTACAGGGCAATACTTGATGACCGGATAATCGATCGTAAAGCTTTTGATGTCGCTGGC
This is a stretch of genomic DNA from Limibacillus halophilus. It encodes these proteins:
- a CDS encoding TatD family hydrolase; translated protein: MLIDSHCHLDYLMKDEAVDPIVARAHQAGVSGMVTISTKLSTFPQVRALADGCRGIWCTVGVHPHNADEEGQESPAQLLELAKDERVIGIGETGLDYYYDNAPREDQQRSFRSHIEAARESGLPLIVHTRDADDDTVAILRDSYQDGAFPGLIHCFTASRALAEAVLELGFYLSVSGIITFKKAEDIRETLRYAPLNRLLVETDSPFLAPVPLRGKTNEPAYVCHTAKALADLKGISLEAVETATTENFFRLFSKASFDEIRGHRQ
- a CDS encoding MBL fold metallo-hydrolase, which encodes MKITVLGCGSSGGVPLINGTWGNCNPNNPRNRRRRASILVENASRRILIDTSPDLRLQMLDASVDSLDAVLFTHDHADHCHGLDDLRAFAFHQGPIPAYMSEETQNCLAQRFGYALKSQSSATGLYRAILDDRIIDRKAFDVAGTAVRPFVQDHGLGQTTLGFRIGGFAYSTDLVDLPDASWKVLSNLDLWIVDCLQIKPHPTHSHLEKTLRWIEKIQPQKTILTHMNHSLDYDWLIRNCPEGVQPGYDGLTIDL